The Lasioglossum baleicum chromosome 10, iyLasBale1, whole genome shotgun sequence genome contains the following window.
CCGCATATCCTAAAGGTTGTTTCACAAATACTTATGATTTTACCTGGCCATTCAAAAATGCCGTTTCAACATCTAATTGTATGATTGTTAATTTATTCTGGCAACAATAGGATAGTAATAATTTCAAAGTCTGTATTCTAGCCACTGGCGAATATAAATCTTCAAGCACTTCAGACTGCTGAAAACCTTTCACTACGAGTCTTGCTTTCTTTCTATTATCAGTTTTATTTGTGAATACCCATTTTAAgtctaatatttttacattttttggtTTCTCGACTAGCTTCTACGTTTCATTTTtgattaaacaatttatttccttatCCATTGCATCTTTCCATAAATCATATTCCTCGCTTTTTAATGCTTCATCACAACTTGATGGACTAtctgcgcttacaatatttacataaaTGCATCTCGTATTTACTAAGCTAGCACTATAGAAATCGGGTCTTTTCTTTGCTCTCTCAGATCGTCTTAAATTCAGGTTTTCATTTGATCCTATACTCAACTTTCTTTGATCttttctaattatattttttcaacttcttgtttctcatttgaatcttcaatttttattcttgaATCTTTCATGAATACGTCCGATTCCGAATCTTGACTTCCTAAGCTACATTTATCCTCATTTTCATTACAACTGTCATTATCATCTCCACTAAATCCGATTAAATTTTGACAATCTTCAACTATTTCAACATGTCTTACTACGGTGATTTTTCCATTTATCAAAACTCGGTATCCAACATTTGCATACCCTAGCAAAATTCCTATATCCGCTTTTCTGTTCCATTTAGAGTTCCTTTTTACTTCGGGTACTCTAGCAAAAACTTTACTACCAAATACTTTTAAATTACCCTTTGGTCGTTTACAAAAAAATATCTCAAAAGGTGTTTTATTTTTTACCGTACTTTTtgtaaaagttctattttttaaataagttgcTGTTTTTACAACTTCTGGCCAGTATCTTAGACTTACGTTTGCATCATGTAATAGACATCTTGCAGAATTCATGATTGTTCTGTTAAATTTTTCAGCCACACCATTTAACTCGTGTACGTATGGTGGGCATGGTTCTATTAGGATTCCCTTTTCGTTTGCTAAATCatagatatatttatttagatattcCTTACCATTATCGCATctgaatttctttatccttttaCCAGTTAAATTTTCAACttgatttatataatttttaaaacagtcatgtacttcatttttttatttaattgtataAACGACAGATAATTTACTGTAATCATCAACCAAActtagaaaatattttgagcCATCATAACCTGTAGTTGTTTGTGGCCCATTTAAATCTGAATGAACAATTTCTAAACTTTCACTTGCTCTTGTTCTGTTATTTTTAAATGGTAAATTGTGCATTTTATTTCTTATACAAGTACCACATTTTAAATAAGTTGACTCTAACTTGTAGGAATGAATTAGATGTTAGATGCGTTGGTGTTGATGCCGATCGATCGTCGGCGACCAGCTGAGTCGATTAGGCGATCGTCTGCTCATCTCGCTGGTCGTCGTTATGAGCAGACGATCGATTTGTAATTAACGACCGACACTcgtttgaatttgtatttaGAATTAGTTTGTAATAAACTACGAAACCATTAAAAGCTCCTATAAATCTCAGAAGTGGGATACGAAAGTGATAGTGCGTGAAATTTCGTAATTTTTGTTCGCGGCTATCGAATTTCGGgaagtttaagaaaatattagaaagaatTTTGGTGAATATATTTGTTGACGGTTGTGGACGTGAACTTTTGGTTACATATTGATTTTGAGTGCGTTTGAATATTGGCAAGAATGATGGCAGAAAATAGAAGGAGTTTGGCCAATTTAACAATCGTTGAACTGAAAGAACTGCTCAGGTCCAGAGACTTGGTTGTGTCACGCTCGAAAGCGGAATTAGTTGCTCGATTGATCGGCGCTGATCCGAATATTGAAGACACCATCCAAGAGCGTTATGATACAGCGGAGAATCAGAACCAAGACTTCGGATCAGGTACGTCTCTCGcggagagagagatggagatcCTTCGACAGGAACGCGATCTTTTGCAACGCGAATTGGATTTGATGAGACGAGAGAGAGAATTAATGACGCCGCCGCGATCCACGGGGAGCAGTGTCACCGTTCGTCCAAATGCGAGTATAAGAACGATTGCCGAGTTACTGTCTGAATTTACGGGCGCGGAAAACACGTTTAAGTTATGGAAACAACAAGTGGAGCGAATCAGTAGGATATACAGTTTGGACGATTGCGCGGCAGTCACAATAATAACGTTGCGCCTACGAGGTAAGACTTTGAAATGGTTCAATTCTAAACCAAGCCTGTTAGAATTGTCCGCATCGCTCTTACTTGAAGAAATTCGGAAAATGTTTGATCATTGTATGGACAAATTGGCAGTTCGAAGAGAGTTCGAAAACCGTACGTGGCAAAGGAATGAGTCGTTTCCAGACTACTTCCATGATAAAATCACATTGGCGAACAAAATTATGGTGGATCCGGAAGAATTGGTGGATCTGGCGATCGACGGAGTTCCGGATGCACAATTGAGAGACCAGGCTCGCATGCAGCGTTTGGAGACGGCGGACGACCTTCTTGAAACGTTTCGGAAGCTCTCGTTAAGAAGCGATCGGGAGTCCAAGGAACAGAAACGGCCGGTTCCAGGGAGGTTGGCGACTACGAGGGACATTGGCGGTCGCGACCGTACCCCCAGGGACTCTACGCAGGAAAAGGTCGTGCGGTGTTTCAACTGCAACGAATCTGGGCATTGGAAGAAGGACTGCACGAAACCAAGGCGGGAATGGGGTTCTTGTTTCAGATGCGGGGAAAAGTCTCACCGGGCTAAGGATTGTCCGCTGCAGACATTACCAGCACAGTCACGACGACAGCAACAGACCCCTATCTCGACGACGGTTTCGACTACGCAACCGGGGACGACAACGCATTTGGTTCAACCTCTTAGTCCACAAACCCCGTTCAGCGTACCGATTACCTGCACAGCCCAGGACAACGGCGGAGCGACAACCTGCGTTTCAACCGTGGCAATTATCGACTCAGGTTCACCCGTTAGTTTAATCAGAAGAGACGCGTTACCGTCTGGTTTTTATTTCAAACCACcggtaaataatacattttacggCGTAAATTATTCACCAGTTAATGTCGTTGGCGCATTTACAACTGAAATTTGTGTAAACGACGCGCGTGTTCCTATTACATTTTTTGTCGTACCGGATACAACTATGTCGCACTTTGCGTTATTAGGCAGGGATTTTATTCGGTCGCCAGCGATAGAGATAAAGTTGGGAAGTTCGACGGAAATCAAAGTAAAGGAACGAGAGCCTGAGGAATCGGACatggaaaattttattcaacaaattttgaaaattgattatGTTGAAAACCCGATTTCCGCGAGTCATCAATTAAACGTTGATCCAGAAGTAGGTAGTAGCGTAGAGAAGAAActcgaagaaatttatttttgcaaAGATGTTGAGGTCGACGACAACAAACAGCGTCCGAATACTGTTGAAGCAGTTATTACATTAAAAACCGAGCATCCGATTTGTTTTCGGCCGCGTCGTTTAGCTTTTGCGGACAAGGAAAAAGTACGTATAATCCTTGATGATTTATTAAGAGAGGGCACTATTAGGCCCAGTAATTCTCCTTACGCTAGCCCAATTGTTTTG
Protein-coding sequences here:
- the LOC143212853 gene encoding uncharacterized protein LOC143212853, whose amino-acid sequence is MMAENRRSLANLTIVELKELLRSRDLVVSRSKAELVARLIGADPNIEDTIQERYDTAENQNQDFGSGTSLAEREMEILRQERDLLQRELDLMRRERELMTPPRSTGSSVTVRPNASIRTIAELLSEFTGAENTFKLWKQQVERISRIYSLDDCAAVTIITLRLRGKTLKWFNSKPSLLELSASLLLEEIRKMFDHCMDKLAVRREFENRTWQRNESFPDYFHDKITLANKIMVDPEELVDLAIDGVPDAQLRDQARMQRLETADDLLETFRKLSLRSDRESKEQKRPVPGRLATTRDIGGRDRTPRDSTQEKVVRCFNCNESGHWKKDCTKPRREWGSCFRCGEKSHRAKDCPLQTLPAQSRRQQQTPISTTVSTTQPGTTTHLVQPLSPQTPFSVPITCTAQDNGGATTCVSTVAIIDSGSPVSLIRRDALPSGFYFKPPVNNTFYGVNYSPVNVVGAFTTEICVNDARVPITFFVVPDTTMSHFALLGRDFIRSPAIEIKLGSSTEIKVKEREPEESDMENFIQQILKIDYVENPISASHQLNVDPEVGSSVEKKLEEIYFCKDVEVDDNKQRPNTVEAVITLKTEHPICFRPRRLAFADKEKVRIILDDLLREGTIRPSNSPYASPIVLVRKKNGEIRLCVDYRELNKHTIRDNFPVPLIDDCLDQLRDKKYFTKLDLKNGFHHVKVTESSVKYTSFITPLGQYEYLKMPFGLTNAPRIFQRFLDEIFSDLLRQNKLLLYLDDFLVATETIDEHLDILREIFRLARKFNLRFRLDKCSFFYRQITYLGYSISENGIAPAKENIESVVDYPAPRNIKEVQCFVGLESYLRRFIKDFSLVARPFFDLLRKNAIFCFRPEQSQAFVTLKQRLTNDPILAIYFPKLDTELHCDANSSGFGAILLEKQTNKVFRPVFSFSKRIKFKGPYEIKKVLALDRYVITDVEGHQVSRAPFTGVVGPDQMKFWIKSGSEKGNDTQ